DNA sequence from the Bradyrhizobium sp. CIAT3101 genome:
AAAGCCAGCAGCCAGCATCAGCACGCCAGAGATGATCGCCCAGGCGGCGACCATGAAGACAAAGGCAAGCACCGTCAGGCCAGGCCAGATAAAGGCAGCAACGCCGACGGCGATATTAAGAAGGCCTTCAAAGATCAACAGTCCCCATTCATCCTTCCGTCGCATCGCACGAACGGCGGAAATGATTCCTGCTATGCCGTCGACCAACATGTAGGCCGAGAACAATAACACCAGCGAAAGCATGGTGGGACCCGGGAAGAGAAAAGCGAGTAACCCGAAAACAATTCCGAATATGCCCCGCAGTAGGAACAGCCACCAGTTCTTGGCAAGCATCGCGGAGGCCGAGTCGATGTTGAAGTCAGCATTACTGTTGAAGGTCGTGCTGGT
Encoded proteins:
- a CDS encoding HdeD family acid-resistance protein gives rise to the protein MTSTTFNSNADFNIDSASAMLAKNWWLFLLRGIFGIVFGLLAFLFPGPTMLSLVLLFSAYMLVDGIAGIISAVRAMRRKDEWGLLIFEGLLNIAVGVAAFIWPGLTVLAFVFMVAAWAIISGVLMLAAGFRLKLDHGRWWMVLGGLLSLVYGVLLVAMPLIGAVVLTWWMGAYAMAFGIALVVLSFKLRARQNEQTGSLAAAA